A single genomic interval of Spinacia oleracea cultivar Varoflay chromosome 6, BTI_SOV_V1, whole genome shotgun sequence harbors:
- the LOC130463500 gene encoding protein FAR1-RELATED SEQUENCE 5 has translation MVSIDLNVEPFIGEGTIVNSTTPTTPCPGMCFESGREFFEFCNRYAYMTGFELFVICSKIKKEYKDKGVSKVGIGELEARPHTMEMIRLKCKKGGVKSSVGSNVTGCNVFFYGKEKNGEFVVISCDLAHNHPLLPENSRMMVNYRSIDSATFDRVMINERAGVSVSRNFGTQLIEKGGFDNMTFNKKDLRNAIAVERRKTMFEKGDAVALEEYFKAQRDLNVDFYSSIERDEEGILKNAFWSDARSRGSCKYFGDVISFDTTFSSNRYRMPFAPFVGVNHHGRSIVFAGALISHEDTPSFVWVFEEWLKCMGKPPEGIITDQDKAIGRAISILFPGVPHRLCLWHMLQNASRNLGKLDEWKSIDTLIRTAVHDMLDPDEFDEAWCLVMDKYNQRKGWMLDAYDKRQQWAPAYNRGKFWAGMSSTQRSEGMNRTFKIHVNLDCGLTQFIKNYEFCMKIKAEEESKDNLDSIDKPPRLDVDKSVLAEYVLHKVYTNEMFDVVVNERKGLTHTNVTKTNALGSLVFYRADEKLTSPHWRKRFKSYVVKVDKVKGELSCSCQLFEFRGILCRHILKAMDVEDFQFIPEKYILDRWTKKVRSYESVRVSYYDPEETAMLAKAKELSQRHNYLKELAMRNEAAYNRY, from the exons ATGGTTAGTATAGACCTTAATGTTGAACCTTTCATCGGAGAAGGAACTATTGTGAATTCAACTACTCCAACCACCCCTTGTCCAGGAATGTGTTTTGAGTCCGGTCGTGAGTTTTTTGAATTTTGCAATCGTTATGCGTACATGACTGGTTTTGAGTTGTTTGTAATATGTAGTAAGATTAAGAAGGAGTACAAGGATAAGGGTGTTAGTAAAGTTGGTATTGGTGAGCTTGAGGCTAGGCCCCATACGATGGAGATGATCAGATTAAAGTGTAAGAAAGGTGGCGTGAAATCTAGTGTCGGGTCTAATGTTACTGGTTGCAACGTTTTTTTTTATGGTAAAGAGAAAAACGGAGAGTTTGTAGTTATTAGTTGTGATTTGGCGCATAATCATCCCCTATTGCCCGAAAATAGTAGGATGATGGTTAACTATAGAAGCATCGATAGTGCTACCTTTGATAGGGTAATGATAAATGAACGTGCCGGTGTTAGCGTTAGTAGAAACTTTGGCACGCAATTGATAGAAAAGGGTGGTTTTGATAATATGACGTTCAACAAAAAAGATTTGAGGAACGCCATAGCTGTTGAACGTCGTAAAACCATGTTTGAGAAAGGGGATGCTGTTGCACTTGAAGAGTATTTTAAAGCACAACGAGATCTGAATGTCGATTTCTATAGTTCTATAGAACGAGATGAAGAGGGTATTTTAAAGAACGCATTCTGGTCCGACGCGCGTAGTAGAGGAAGTTGCAAATATTTCGGGGATGTGATCAGTTTCGACACCACCTTTTCTAGCAACAG GTATCGTATGCCATTTGCCCCGTTTGTTGGCGTCAACCACCATGGGAGGTCAATTGTTTTTGCTGGCGCTTTAATATCACACGAAGACACTCCGAGTTTTGTTTGGGTCTTTGAGGAATGGCTTAAGTGCATGGGAAAGCCTCCTGAGGGAATTATAACCGATCAGGACAAGGCAATAGGTAGAGCGATAAGCATACTTTTCCCCGGGGTTCCTCACAGGCTTTGTTTGTGGCACATGCTACAAAATGCCTCTCGCAATCTCGGCAAGCTCGATGAATGGAAAAGCATCGACACGCTGATTAGAACCGCCGTTCATGACATGCTCGATCCCGATGAGTTTGATGAGGCTTGGTGTCTTGTGATGGACAAATATAATCAACGTAAGGGTTGGATGCTGGATGCGTATGATAAACGTCAGCAATGGGCACCAGCTTACAATAGAGGTAAATTTTGGGCTGGAATGTCCTCTACGCAACGAAGTGAAGGTATGAATCGCACATTCAAAATTCATGTAAACTTAGATTGTGGATTAACGCAGTTTATTAAAAACTACGAGTTTTGTATGAAGATAAAGGCAGAGGAAGAGTCGAAGGATAATCTTGATAGTATAGATAAGCCTCCTAGACTTGATGTGGACAAGAGTGTGTTAGCTGAGTATGTGTTGCATAAGGTATACACCAATGAGATGTTTGATGTGGTTGTGAATGAGCGGAAAGGTTTAACCCACACGAACGTAACCAAAACCAATGCACTAGGGTCACTTGTATTTTATAGAGCTGATGAGAAACTGACCTCCCCTCATTGGAGGAAAAGGTTCAAAAGTTACGTTGTTAAAGTAGATAAGGTAAAGGGGGAACTGAGTTGCTCATGTCAGTTGTTTGAatttaggggtattttatgtaggcacatactcaaagcaaTGGATGTGGAGGATTTCCAATTTATACCGGAGAAATATATACTAGATAGATGGACGAAGAAAGTTAGGTCGTATGAGAGTGTTAGGGTTTCATACTATGATCCTGAAGAAACCGCAATGTTAGCCAAAGCTAAAGAGCTTTCCCAAAGGCATAACTATTTGAAAGAATTAGCCATGCGCAATGAAGCTGCGTACAA TCGGTATTAG
- the LOC110776859 gene encoding DNA repair protein XRCC3 homolog, whose protein sequence is MSANSQKITTRCHAIDTILQGGISVGEVTELCGDNTTGKTQLCLQTSIACQLLPSLGGMFGATIYIHSIGPFPIRRLTSLIPFILETSLDVNDKPCDHITTKQVESPYELPDVLDWVVKLVKQSHNTCRHVRLVVIDSIASICTSHFENTAVGLESRTQLLRAIGYGLKSIASKYNLAVLVVNNVVDVFPSDSDSSTHFMMSSGRKVRPALGNVWTRDIGTRLFLSKSINPSDQTCGRLLSVLLSSTLELDVCRFKITEKGVVDA, encoded by the coding sequence ATGTCAGCAAATTCACAAAAAATTACAACCAGGTGCCATGCTATTGATACTATTTTGCAAGGTGGAATAAGTGTTGGTGAAGTGACTGAATTATGCGGGGATAATACGACAGGTAAAACACAACTTTGCCTTCAAACTAGTATTGCATGTCAGTTACTCCCTTCATTGGGTGGAATGTTCGGGGCAACCATTTATATACACTCAATTGGACCATTTCCAATTCGTAGGTTGACATCTTTAATACCCTTCATTTTAGAAACCTCTCTTGATGTCAATGACAAACCCTGTGATCATATAACAACCAAACAGGTTGAATCACCATATGAGTTACCTGACGTACTTGATTGGGTTGTAAAGTTGGTTAAACAGTCGCACAACACGTGCAGGCATGTGAGGTTAGTTGTTATCGATTCAATTGCAAGTATTTGTACTAGCCATTTCGAGAACACGGCGGTAGGGTTAGAGTCACGGACACAGTTGCTACGTGCTATTGGATATGGTTTGAAGTCCATTGCATCCAAATACAACCTTGCCGTCCTAGTGGTCAATAATGTTGTTGATGTTTTTCCAAGTGATTCCGATTCTTCTACGCATTTCATGATGTCATCTGGAAGGAAGGTTCGCCCAGCTTTGGGTAATGTATGGACTCGGGATATAGGAACGAGGTTATTCTTATCCAAATCAATTAATCCCTCAGACCAAACTTGTGGCAGATTGTTAAGTGTCCTATTATCATCTACGCTTGAGTTAGATGTTTGTAGATTTAAAATTACCGAGAAGGGCGTTGTTgatgcatga